In the genome of Saprospira sp. CCB-QB6, one region contains:
- a CDS encoding rhodanese-like domain-containing protein encodes MNGIQQIDLRSLKKWQAQEKNFILVDVREAHEHEEFNIGGQLVPLSDLGAFIERVPPNSCLVLYCRKGLRSQLAIQRIRGLRKDLVCYNLFGGIYELMNS; translated from the coding sequence ATGAATGGTATTCAGCAAATTGATTTAAGGTCCCTAAAAAAATGGCAGGCCCAAGAGAAAAACTTCATTTTGGTCGATGTTCGAGAAGCACATGAACATGAAGAATTTAATATTGGAGGGCAGTTAGTGCCCTTATCTGATTTAGGTGCTTTTATTGAGCGCGTGCCGCCCAACAGCTGTCTGGTCCTTTATTGTCGCAAAGGATTGCGCAGCCAATTGGCCATACAAAGAATAAGGGGCCTGCGCAAAGACTTAGTTTGCTACAACCTCTTTGGTGGCATTTATGAACTGATGAACAGTTAG
- a CDS encoding peroxiredoxin-like family protein: MNNLILILTSLFLFANPAAPLSERLHNGDEAPLFNTRDVRGEKLKLRKLLKEQDRVLLVFMRHAWCPVCNLRSHELMERYEELKAANYEVVVVYESPQEQLIRYVEDHELPFKVVADPSGELYRSYKVERNPEKMKAAMQDKKLLAHIEEGKKSYKKDFRSYMAKGEKPDALIPADFVLDHDGNILEAYYGKTLDDHLPLENLLAAKK; this comes from the coding sequence ATGAACAATCTAATCTTAATCTTAACTAGCCTTTTTCTTTTTGCTAATCCAGCAGCACCTCTTTCAGAACGTTTGCACAATGGCGATGAAGCACCTCTATTTAACACCAGAGATGTTCGAGGCGAAAAACTAAAATTGCGCAAACTCCTCAAGGAGCAAGATCGGGTTCTTTTGGTCTTTATGCGCCATGCTTGGTGCCCTGTTTGCAATCTTCGCTCGCATGAATTGATGGAGCGTTACGAAGAACTCAAAGCGGCAAATTATGAAGTTGTCGTGGTTTATGAATCCCCTCAAGAGCAGCTCATTCGATATGTAGAAGACCATGAACTGCCCTTTAAAGTAGTAGCAGATCCTTCTGGAGAATTGTACCGCTCGTATAAGGTAGAGCGCAATCCCGAAAAGATGAAAGCAGCTATGCAAGACAAAAAACTTTTGGCCCATATTGAAGAGGGTAAAAAGAGCTATAAAAAAGATTTCAGAAGCTATATGGCCAAGGGAGAAAAGCCTGATGCATTGATTCCTGCTGACTTTGTCTTGGATCATGACGGCAATATCTTAGAAGCCTATTATGGCAAAACCTTGGATGATCACTTGCCCTTAGAAAACTTGCTAGCGGCTAAAAAATAA
- a CDS encoding peroxiredoxin family protein — MISLMLLFLAFFAQIPQDTAPNQDIPRLKEGEKAPLFKIEDVYGKQFKLKKILKSNEKTLLVFMRHAWCPVCNLRSHELIDNYKNLQAAGYEVVVVYESKQEALLRYVEDHQLPFKVIADPQGLLYKEYKVERNAEKLKASLKRKETLEHIEKGKNMYKKEFKSYMAEGESVDALIPADFVLDHKGKIIKAYYGQYLDDHLPLEELVQTTLQDTNSH, encoded by the coding sequence ATGATCTCTTTAATGCTTTTATTTTTGGCGTTTTTCGCCCAAATCCCCCAAGATACCGCCCCTAATCAAGATATCCCCCGCCTAAAAGAAGGCGAAAAAGCTCCCCTCTTTAAAATTGAGGATGTATATGGCAAGCAATTTAAACTTAAGAAAATTCTTAAGTCTAATGAAAAGACTTTACTCGTTTTTATGCGTCACGCTTGGTGCCCAGTTTGCAATCTTCGCTCTCACGAATTGATTGATAATTACAAAAATTTGCAAGCAGCAGGTTACGAAGTTGTGGTTGTTTATGAATCTAAGCAGGAAGCACTCCTCCGCTATGTAGAAGACCATCAACTGCCCTTCAAAGTAATTGCCGACCCTCAGGGGCTTCTTTATAAAGAATATAAAGTAGAACGCAATGCAGAAAAACTAAAGGCTTCTTTGAAGCGTAAGGAAACTTTGGAGCATATTGAGAAAGGTAAAAACATGTACAAAAAAGAGTTCAAGTCTTATATGGCAGAGGGCGAAAGCGTAGATGCCCTCATTCCTGCCGATTTTGTCTTGGACCATAAAGGAAAAATTATCAAGGCCTACTATGGCCAATATCTAGATGACCATCTTCCATTAGAAGAATTGGTCCAAACAACTCTTCAAGACACTAATTCCCATTAG
- a CDS encoding DUF4254 domain-containing protein, with product MSSFSQSANKIFDEVVAFYHVLDQVDQEGKNPYSADTIEYLLYQKNWIDSVQWHVEDLIREPEIEPSLALSYKRRIDALNQERTDTVERIDDYFLAKFAAVPAKSNRLNTESPAWAIDRLSILALKIYHMAIEAERLDTPMDQQARCKQKLAILLEQREDLSTAIDQLLEELAQGEKQMKVYRQMKMYNDPQLNPVLYQKKA from the coding sequence ATGTCATCATTCAGTCAGTCAGCCAACAAAATCTTTGATGAGGTGGTCGCTTTTTACCATGTTTTGGACCAGGTCGATCAAGAAGGAAAAAATCCCTATTCTGCCGATACTATCGAGTATTTACTCTACCAAAAAAACTGGATCGATAGCGTTCAGTGGCATGTAGAGGACCTTATTCGCGAGCCCGAAATTGAGCCCAGTTTGGCCCTGAGCTATAAACGCCGTATCGATGCCCTCAATCAAGAGCGCACCGATACCGTAGAACGCATTGATGATTATTTCTTGGCCAAATTTGCAGCGGTTCCCGCCAAAAGCAATCGCCTCAATACCGAAAGCCCCGCTTGGGCCATCGATCGCCTATCTATTTTGGCCCTAAAAATCTATCACATGGCTATCGAAGCCGAACGCTTAGATACGCCTATGGATCAGCAAGCTCGCTGTAAGCAAAAATTAGCTATCCTGCTCGAACAAAGAGAAGATCTCTCTACCGCTATCGATCAGCTGCTAGAAGAATTGGCCCAAGGCGAAAAACAAATGAAGGTGTACCGCCAAATGAAAATGTATAACGATCCACAGCTCAACCCTGTGCTCTACCAGAAAAAGGCCTAA
- a CDS encoding DUF4412 domain-containing protein, producing the protein MRNSVLFLLFAVVFSLPSTQAQFFRSKKMDKGSITYTLNVEESKDPQASMVNNSTLKLVFHKGDLRATGAVMGGLMMGDLIMSSSSSKGLALIQMMGEKTAMKIPSEDIKKVQKEMTNLDKIATEFKDVKGGDKEIAGYKCRKVFAQHPKDPTTKVAIYLTDKIDASAVSFMSEVSEKLGGFPLGIEVDSPEGKFSMLATEIDKSTPLSSNFDMTIPEGYTEKTAQELQEAPPTIGG; encoded by the coding sequence ATGAGAAATTCAGTTTTATTCCTGCTCTTTGCGGTTGTTTTTTCCCTTCCTTCTACCCAAGCGCAGTTTTTCCGTTCTAAGAAAATGGATAAGGGGAGCATTACCTATACCCTTAATGTAGAAGAAAGTAAGGACCCTCAGGCTTCTATGGTCAATAATTCTACGCTCAAATTGGTCTTTCATAAGGGCGACCTAAGAGCAACAGGAGCTGTTATGGGCGGCTTGATGATGGGAGATCTCATTATGAGCAGTAGCAGCAGCAAAGGTTTGGCTTTGATTCAGATGATGGGCGAAAAAACCGCTATGAAAATTCCTTCAGAAGATATCAAAAAGGTACAGAAGGAAATGACTAATTTAGACAAAATTGCTACAGAGTTTAAGGATGTAAAAGGAGGCGACAAAGAAATTGCAGGCTATAAATGCCGTAAGGTCTTTGCTCAACATCCTAAAGATCCAACGACTAAAGTAGCCATTTACTTGACCGATAAAATTGATGCAAGTGCAGTTTCTTTTATGTCGGAAGTTAGTGAAAAACTAGGGGGCTTTCCTTTAGGGATCGAGGTGGACAGCCCGGAGGGGAAGTTCTCTATGTTGGCTACAGAAATTGATAAATCTACTCCTTTGAGCAGTAATTTTGATATGACTATCCCTGAAGGTTATACCGAAAAAACAGCTCAGGAATTGCAAGAAGCGCCTCCCACAATTGGGGGATAA
- a CDS encoding DUF4230 domain-containing protein, translated as MRFFDYLLFMFLGALAGAAGYHFFVVGQNLEKRDPMPQAKQQILLERIKEVAKLVTVEGEFSNVHEYNNFYAYDISPLRKKALVKVKAKVAVGYDLSQLNWEVDEINKIVRVRNLPDPQILSIDHDLEYYDIQEGVFNAFNEEELTSINVVVKKMLREEAQESELMAKARREGLRNLGLIKLLVEQNGWTFEAVRSAPKNIEDQQKAAPSADSLIRIKIPPLSEKKATQGLE; from the coding sequence ATGCGTTTTTTTGATTATCTTCTGTTTATGTTTTTGGGAGCTTTGGCTGGAGCGGCAGGCTACCATTTCTTTGTTGTGGGCCAAAATTTAGAAAAAAGGGATCCTATGCCTCAGGCCAAGCAACAAATTTTGCTGGAGCGCATTAAAGAAGTAGCCAAATTGGTTACCGTAGAGGGCGAATTTTCTAATGTGCATGAGTACAATAACTTTTATGCCTATGATATTAGTCCACTGCGCAAAAAAGCATTGGTAAAAGTCAAGGCCAAGGTGGCTGTAGGCTACGATCTCAGTCAGTTGAACTGGGAGGTAGATGAGATCAATAAGATTGTACGGGTGCGCAATTTGCCCGATCCTCAGATTTTGTCTATTGACCATGATTTAGAGTACTACGACATTCAAGAAGGGGTCTTTAACGCCTTTAATGAAGAGGAGCTGACGAGCATCAATGTCGTTGTCAAAAAAATGCTACGCGAAGAAGCCCAAGAAAGCGAACTCATGGCCAAAGCTCGGCGAGAAGGTTTGCGCAATTTGGGCCTCATCAAACTCTTGGTAGAGCAAAATGGCTGGACCTTTGAGGCCGTCAGATCCGCCCCCAAAAACATAGAAGATCAGCAGAAAGCAGCTCCCTCGGCAGACTCTCTGATTAGAATAAAAATTCCTCCCCTTTCTGAAAAAAAGGCCACTCAAGGCCTAGAATAA
- a CDS encoding glycosyltransferase family 9 protein, which produces MKEILLLRFSAMGDVAMLQPVLRQALAQYPDLRFRLLSRPAFAPFFAPIDRLEFVGIDLEKDYQGLGGLWRLSKELQKGPKPLAIADMHNVLRTQVLGPLLSWSWGIPLAKMQKERGAKKKLAAPKAHKNIHYLRSHHLRYADVLAKLGFPIDLSAKLAPPVFKGTTALAPFLAPQGPKLGVAPKARYAGKTYPLELMQQSLETLLAACPNLQIYLFGGPSEAQEFKLWPVTKSKQLHIVAGQLSLSDELALMSQLSAFLAMDSSNMHMAAFFEKPIVSLWGASHPAFGFYPWRQPLAHALLPDYEQFPMLPSSRNGSKMFKGYEEAMASISPQQIVDKLLPLLKA; this is translated from the coding sequence TTGAAAGAAATTTTGCTCCTGCGCTTCTCGGCTATGGGGGATGTGGCCATGTTGCAACCCGTTTTGCGACAAGCCTTGGCTCAATATCCCGATTTGCGCTTTCGGCTATTGTCTAGACCCGCCTTTGCCCCCTTTTTTGCTCCTATTGATCGCCTAGAGTTTGTAGGTATTGATCTAGAGAAAGATTATCAGGGCTTGGGTGGGCTTTGGCGTTTGTCTAAAGAATTGCAAAAAGGACCAAAACCGCTAGCTATTGCCGATATGCACAATGTGTTGCGCACGCAAGTTCTTGGCCCACTGCTTTCTTGGTCCTGGGGCATTCCCTTGGCCAAAATGCAAAAGGAAAGAGGGGCCAAAAAAAAATTAGCGGCCCCAAAAGCCCATAAAAATATTCATTATTTGCGCTCGCATCATCTGCGCTATGCCGATGTCTTGGCCAAATTGGGCTTCCCCATCGATTTATCGGCCAAGCTAGCCCCCCCCGTCTTTAAGGGAACAACAGCTTTGGCCCCTTTTTTAGCCCCCCAAGGCCCCAAATTGGGCGTGGCGCCCAAGGCTCGCTATGCTGGCAAAACTTATCCGTTGGAACTCATGCAGCAAAGTCTAGAAACTTTGCTGGCCGCCTGCCCAAATTTGCAAATCTATTTGTTTGGTGGACCATCTGAAGCTCAGGAGTTTAAACTATGGCCTGTCACAAAGTCTAAACAATTGCATATTGTCGCTGGCCAACTTTCCCTCTCTGATGAATTGGCCCTAATGAGTCAATTATCCGCCTTTTTGGCTATGGATTCTTCCAATATGCACATGGCCGCCTTTTTTGAAAAACCCATTGTTTCGCTTTGGGGAGCGAGCCATCCCGCTTTTGGTTTCTACCCTTGGCGCCAACCCTTGGCGCATGCCCTTTTGCCAGACTATGAGCAGTTTCCCATGCTGCCCAGCTCCAGAAATGGCAGCAAAATGTTTAAGGGCTATGAAGAGGCCATGGCCAGTATTTCCCCCCAACAAATTGTCGATAAATTATTACCGCTTTTGAAGGCATAA
- a CDS encoding PepSY-associated TM helix domain-containing protein, which produces MKLKKALFPKKKKKESWFKYISGILHLWLGLLSSLVVFIICLSGSIYAFKTQINDYYNAEKVFVEAPAQPQVNIAAIEALFEREGREITAIVIPEQPNRSYSISFREQGEEQSKTQYFDPYRQQLLGYRSIQLDDFFELILSLHKSLWIPGIGKQIVGISSLIFCLLLLSGLVLWFPKNMRNLKRGFYIKFKAKFYRINYDLHKVLGFYSSLLLLFIALTGAYITYPWMKNVFIVSLGGHAVASEAAKEELSEDFDAVLKQMLAKEQDKKQMAELSAVSFDSIYHLTNKQLPYAGAISIVGPNDKESEFKVTKLNTSNLLGAILPDELAFNKKGELKNQALFADQALHKQFIEIAKPLHTGEILGIKSIILYFIMALIGCSLPITGFIFWWKKVK; this is translated from the coding sequence ATGAAACTCAAAAAAGCCTTATTTCCCAAAAAGAAAAAAAAGGAATCTTGGTTTAAATACATCTCTGGAATTTTGCACCTTTGGTTGGGGCTCCTCTCCTCTTTGGTTGTTTTTATTATCTGTTTATCGGGCAGTATCTATGCCTTTAAGACGCAGATCAATGACTATTACAATGCGGAGAAAGTTTTTGTAGAAGCGCCAGCCCAGCCCCAGGTAAATATTGCGGCTATAGAAGCTTTATTTGAGCGGGAGGGGCGAGAAATCACGGCCATAGTGATTCCCGAACAGCCCAATAGGAGTTATAGCATTAGTTTTCGGGAGCAAGGCGAAGAACAAAGCAAAACCCAGTATTTTGATCCTTATCGGCAACAACTTTTGGGGTATCGGTCCATCCAATTGGATGATTTTTTTGAGTTGATTTTGAGTTTGCACAAAAGTTTATGGATTCCAGGCATCGGAAAGCAAATTGTGGGCATTAGCAGTTTGATATTTTGTCTGCTTTTGCTTTCTGGTTTGGTCCTTTGGTTTCCGAAAAACATGCGCAATTTAAAGCGTGGCTTTTACATCAAATTCAAGGCGAAGTTTTACCGCATCAATTATGATTTGCACAAGGTGCTTGGCTTTTATAGTTCCTTGCTCTTGCTTTTTATCGCTTTGACGGGGGCCTATATTACTTACCCTTGGATGAAAAACGTCTTTATTGTGAGTTTGGGCGGACATGCTGTGGCCAGTGAAGCCGCCAAGGAGGAATTGTCGGAAGATTTTGATGCCGTTTTGAAGCAAATGTTGGCCAAAGAGCAAGATAAAAAGCAAATGGCGGAGCTTTCGGCGGTTTCCTTTGATTCGATTTATCACTTGACGAATAAACAACTGCCTTATGCTGGGGCCATCTCTATTGTGGGGCCCAACGATAAGGAAAGCGAATTTAAGGTGACCAAGCTCAATACGAGCAATTTATTAGGCGCCATTTTGCCCGATGAACTGGCCTTCAATAAAAAAGGAGAACTGAAAAATCAGGCGCTGTTTGCCGATCAGGCTTTGCACAAACAGTTTATCGAAATTGCCAAGCCTTTGCATACTGGAGAAATTCTGGGCATCAAAAGCATTATTCTCTATTTTATTATGGCCCTAATCGGCTGTTCTTTACCCATTACGGGCTTTATTTTCTGGTGGAAGAAAGTGAAGTAA
- the rpsP gene encoding 30S ribosomal protein S16: protein MPVKIRLQRKGRKKAPFYHIVIADSRAPRDGKYIQRIGTYNPLTVPATINVDRDAAFDWLMKGAQPTDTVRAILKFKGVFYKKHLQRGVAKGALTQEQADAKLAQWVEGKEAVVESRREQTKQRLEKQRQMIFGTPPAKPEPKVEVAPETTEAEASTEEGTDAEA from the coding sequence ATGCCCGTAAAGATTCGTTTGCAACGCAAAGGACGCAAAAAAGCTCCTTTTTATCACATCGTTATTGCTGACTCTCGTGCTCCCCGTGACGGTAAGTACATTCAGCGCATTGGTACTTACAATCCATTGACTGTACCTGCTACAATCAATGTTGATCGTGATGCCGCTTTTGACTGGTTGATGAAAGGTGCACAACCTACCGACACTGTTCGTGCCATTTTGAAATTCAAAGGTGTATTCTACAAGAAGCACCTTCAGCGTGGTGTAGCTAAGGGTGCTCTTACTCAAGAGCAGGCTGATGCTAAACTAGCGCAATGGGTGGAAGGCAAAGAAGCTGTGGTAGAGTCTCGTCGTGAGCAAACCAAGCAGCGTCTAGAAAAGCAACGTCAGATGATTTTTGGAACGCCTCCTGCCAAGCCTGAGCCTAAGGTAGAGGTTGCTCCTGAAACCACTGAGGCTGAAGCTTCTACTGAAGAAGGAACTGATGCAGAAGCCTAG
- the fmt gene encoding methionyl-tRNA formyltransferase, whose product MRIIFMGTPDFAVPSLQALVEAPDLEVVAVVTSTDKWGGRGNKTLLQSAVKKYAQSQNIPVLQPEKFRNPDFLEELRSYKADLQVVVAFKMLPKMVWDMPKLGSMNLHGSLLPKYRGAAPLNWAVINGEKETGLTTFLLQHEIDTGELLLQYKTPIGPAETVGELHDRLMIAGGDLVLRSVRLLKTGNYQTQPQVETEVCHAPKIFHQDCLINFQQPAQKVFDFIRGLSPYPVAWTKVGGKKLKIYRSQIIFAEQSASPGSIWTDGKKFLRIAAQGAWLDILELQAEKRKRMDVQTFLNGQEWNASAVDPLD is encoded by the coding sequence ATGCGCATTATATTCATGGGAACCCCCGATTTTGCAGTTCCTAGCCTACAAGCCTTGGTAGAAGCCCCCGACTTGGAGGTGGTTGCCGTTGTGACAAGTACCGATAAATGGGGCGGCAGAGGCAATAAAACCCTTTTGCAATCGGCTGTAAAAAAATACGCCCAGAGCCAAAATATTCCCGTTCTACAACCCGAAAAATTTAGAAATCCCGATTTCCTAGAAGAACTCCGCAGTTATAAAGCAGACCTGCAAGTCGTGGTCGCCTTTAAAATGCTGCCCAAAATGGTTTGGGATATGCCTAAATTGGGAAGTATGAACCTACACGGTTCTCTTTTGCCCAAATACAGAGGCGCAGCCCCCCTCAACTGGGCCGTCATTAATGGAGAAAAAGAAACGGGCCTGACTACCTTTTTGCTCCAACATGAAATTGATACGGGAGAACTTTTGTTGCAATATAAGACCCCTATTGGTCCAGCAGAAACCGTAGGCGAGCTACACGACCGCCTAATGATTGCTGGGGGCGATTTGGTGCTGCGCTCGGTCCGCCTCCTCAAAACTGGCAATTATCAAACGCAGCCTCAAGTGGAAACCGAAGTTTGTCATGCACCAAAAATCTTTCATCAAGATTGCTTGATTAACTTTCAGCAACCCGCCCAAAAAGTCTTTGACTTTATTCGTGGGCTTAGCCCCTACCCTGTTGCTTGGACCAAAGTAGGAGGCAAAAAACTTAAAATTTACCGCAGTCAAATCATCTTTGCAGAACAAAGCGCTAGCCCTGGCAGCATCTGGACCGATGGCAAAAAGTTTTTGCGCATTGCCGCCCAAGGCGCTTGGCTCGATATTTTAGAGCTGCAAGCCGAAAAACGCAAACGTATGGATGTGCAAACCTTCCTCAATGGACAGGAATGGAATGCCAGCGCGGTCGATCCACTCGACTAA
- a CDS encoding potassium channel beta subunit family protein, which produces MEYRRLGKSGLQVSALSLGSWLTFGNQIGDDVAEELMKMAYEQGVNFFDNAEIYANGQSEIVMGNILKKMGWRRSSYLVSSKAFFGDGNKLPNERGLSRKHLVEACEAALKRLQVDYLDLFYCHRPDKETPIEETVLAMNTLIQQGKILYWGTSEWSAQEIMEAHMVAKDYRLIGPTMEQPQYNMFHREKVEVEYAQIYKTVGLGTTIWSPLASGVLTDKYLKEFPDNTRLSLQGMEWLKERSLTPERLDKVRQLQKLADEMGTSVAKLAIAWCANNPNVSTVILGASKPHHLAETLTALELLPQFTEDLKTQIEDILGNQPEFPMF; this is translated from the coding sequence ATGGAATATCGCAGATTAGGAAAATCGGGTTTGCAAGTTAGTGCGCTTTCTTTGGGCTCTTGGCTTACCTTTGGGAATCAAATTGGGGATGATGTGGCCGAAGAATTGATGAAAATGGCTTATGAGCAGGGCGTCAACTTCTTTGATAATGCCGAAATTTACGCCAATGGGCAATCGGAGATAGTGATGGGCAATATTTTGAAGAAAATGGGCTGGCGGCGCTCTTCCTATTTGGTATCTAGTAAAGCCTTTTTTGGCGATGGGAATAAATTGCCCAATGAAAGAGGCCTGAGCCGTAAGCATTTGGTAGAAGCTTGTGAGGCCGCCTTGAAGCGCTTGCAAGTTGATTATTTGGACCTCTTTTACTGTCATCGTCCAGATAAAGAAACACCCATTGAAGAGACCGTTTTGGCCATGAATACGCTCATCCAACAGGGCAAAATTTTGTATTGGGGAACCTCAGAATGGTCGGCCCAAGAAATCATGGAAGCGCATATGGTGGCCAAAGATTATCGCCTGATTGGGCCTACAATGGAGCAGCCGCAATATAATATGTTTCATAGAGAAAAAGTGGAGGTAGAATATGCCCAAATTTATAAAACAGTGGGGCTGGGCACCACCATTTGGTCGCCTTTGGCCTCTGGGGTTTTGACCGATAAATACCTCAAGGAGTTTCCAGATAACACCCGCTTGAGCTTGCAGGGCATGGAGTGGCTCAAAGAGCGCTCATTAACGCCTGAGCGCTTGGATAAGGTGCGCCAACTCCAAAAACTGGCGGATGAAATGGGGACCTCTGTGGCCAAATTGGCTATTGCTTGGTGCGCCAATAACCCCAATGTAAGTACGGTTATTTTAGGGGCTTCTAAGCCGCATCATTTGGCCGAAACCTTGACCGCTTTGGAGCTTTTGCCTCAATTTACAGAGGATTTAAAAACTCAAATTGAGGATATTTTGGGGAATCAACCCGAATTTCCTATGTTCTAA
- the rpe gene encoding ribulose-phosphate 3-epimerase, translating to MKHLIAPSVLACDFARLPEEIALLNDSAADWIHLDIMDGRFVPNLTFGMPLVEAINRLSDKTLDVHLMMLEPERYVEAFQKAGADWISVHYEACPHLHRNLQQIKATGAKAGVAINPHTPVEALFPVLEEIDLVIIMSVNPGFGGQKFIYHSIEKIKKLKEEIIIRNLPTLIEVDGGVGMQNAQVLLQAGADVLVAGSAVFKAPDPKKAIQQLKNIGGLAL from the coding sequence ATGAAACACCTTATCGCACCCTCTGTTTTGGCTTGCGACTTTGCTCGCCTACCCGAAGAAATTGCCCTACTCAATGACTCTGCAGCCGATTGGATCCATCTCGATATCATGGATGGCCGCTTTGTCCCTAATCTCACTTTCGGCATGCCCTTGGTCGAGGCCATCAACCGCCTAAGCGATAAAACCCTAGATGTACACCTCATGATGTTGGAGCCCGAACGCTATGTAGAAGCCTTCCAAAAGGCTGGAGCCGATTGGATTTCAGTACATTACGAGGCTTGCCCTCACCTTCATCGCAACCTTCAACAGATTAAAGCCACTGGCGCCAAAGCTGGAGTGGCCATCAATCCACATACGCCCGTAGAGGCTCTTTTTCCCGTGCTAGAAGAGATCGATTTGGTCATTATTATGTCGGTTAATCCCGGTTTTGGCGGCCAAAAGTTTATCTACCACAGCATCGAGAAAATCAAAAAACTCAAGGAGGAAATTATTATCCGCAACCTCCCCACCCTAATCGAAGTAGATGGAGGCGTAGGTATGCAAAATGCCCAGGTCCTCTTGCAAGCTGGGGCCGATGTCCTTGTAGCCGGCAGCGCTGTTTTCAAAGCGCCCGATCCTAAAAAAGCCATTCAGCAACTTAAAAATATTGGCGGTTTAGCCCTTTAA
- a CDS encoding cyclase family protein translates to MIAKIEHPEKGSLKIDFQLFYDLARPLSASAQNPRAWHCGWPEMEPVRAGSFVGSVKMGSSVNFFNVSFNPHGHGTHTECLGHISAEQHSLRTCLSNFNGWARLHSFLPNPKNGQWQITADQLAPKLENWPSNTALIIRTLPNEEEKISRNYSGSDPVFIEEEAMLLIRQANIPHLLIDTPSVDPEEDGGALLAHKAFWNYPEAPRFGASITELIYVPNAALDGDYWLQLGVPAFELDAAPSRPLIYPVLSEDQ, encoded by the coding sequence ATGATTGCTAAAATAGAACATCCCGAAAAAGGATCGCTAAAGATCGATTTTCAACTTTTTTATGATTTGGCCCGCCCGCTTTCGGCCTCGGCCCAAAATCCCCGCGCCTGGCATTGTGGCTGGCCCGAAATGGAACCCGTTAGGGCCGGTAGTTTTGTCGGCTCGGTCAAAATGGGCAGCTCAGTCAATTTTTTTAATGTCTCTTTTAATCCCCACGGCCATGGCACCCATACCGAATGCCTGGGCCACATTTCGGCAGAACAGCACAGCCTCCGAACTTGTTTAAGCAATTTTAATGGCTGGGCCCGCCTGCATTCTTTTTTGCCCAATCCCAAAAATGGCCAATGGCAAATTACGGCCGATCAATTGGCGCCTAAACTGGAAAACTGGCCCAGCAATACGGCCCTCATTATCCGCACCCTCCCCAATGAGGAAGAAAAAATTAGCCGAAATTATTCGGGCAGCGATCCCGTCTTTATTGAAGAGGAGGCCATGCTGCTCATCCGCCAAGCGAATATCCCGCATCTTCTCATTGATACCCCTTCGGTAGATCCAGAAGAGGATGGAGGCGCCCTTTTGGCCCATAAAGCTTTCTGGAATTATCCAGAGGCGCCCCGCTTTGGGGCCAGCATCACAGAATTGATCTATGTGCCCAATGCTGCCCTTGATGGCGATTATTGGCTACAATTGGGGGTGCCCGCCTTCGAGCTAGATGCCGCCCCCTCTCGGCCACTTATTTACCCTGTGTTGAGCGAGGACCAATAA
- a CDS encoding DUF4412 domain-containing protein, whose translation MRRAQLAIFSLILFLGLGTTSLMAQKKMTEGYIKYTMNMAGEEENPMAAMLNGSEMKVYFLGSQVKTSINMMSGMMNMNIIMDNEAQAGLMLMSIPMMGKNMAVELTKEQIEEMKAQQKNVGASQPEFKYFKRKRKKIAGYKCNKVEVKMPGVDEPLTMYVTKKIKPAGQSQIQEQLPGLDGFPLRYEISQGGIKLVFEAEEISNKPPKAEVFDRSIPEGYEKTTLEELGGMQGLGGGFGL comes from the coding sequence ATGCGAAGAGCACAATTAGCTATTTTTAGCCTCATTTTATTTTTAGGTTTGGGCACAACCTCTTTGATGGCCCAGAAGAAAATGACCGAGGGTTATATTAAGTATACGATGAATATGGCAGGGGAGGAAGAAAACCCTATGGCGGCGATGTTGAACGGTTCGGAGATGAAGGTGTATTTTTTGGGCAGTCAGGTGAAAACCTCAATCAATATGATGAGTGGCATGATGAACATGAACATCATTATGGATAATGAGGCTCAGGCTGGCTTGATGCTGATGTCGATTCCAATGATGGGAAAAAACATGGCGGTAGAGTTGACCAAAGAGCAGATAGAAGAGATGAAAGCCCAGCAAAAAAATGTGGGAGCTAGCCAGCCAGAATTTAAGTACTTTAAGCGCAAGCGGAAGAAAATTGCAGGTTATAAGTGTAACAAGGTAGAGGTAAAAATGCCTGGTGTAGATGAGCCGTTAACCATGTATGTGACTAAAAAAATTAAGCCTGCAGGGCAAAGCCAAATACAAGAACAGCTTCCAGGTTTGGATGGATTTCCACTTCGGTATGAAATTAGCCAAGGAGGAATCAAGTTGGTTTTTGAGGCTGAAGAGATTTCAAATAAACCACCTAAAGCAGAGGTATTTGATCGCAGCATTCCAGAAGGTTATGAAAAAACGACCCTTGAGGAGCTAGGCGGTATGCAAGGCTTAGGTGGTGGTTTTGGCCTCTAA